Proteins found in one Paenibacillus dendritiformis genomic segment:
- a CDS encoding NAD(P)/FAD-dependent oxidoreductase → MKKVIVIGAGILGASTAYQLAKMGADVLIIDRKDKGQATDAAAGIICPWLSQRRNQAWYRLAKGGARYYPGLIEELTSEGETETGYAQVGAVSIHDDVEKISKMEERAQLRKTDAPEIGDITRLNEQATQELFPLLAEGYHSVHISGAARIDGRALRDALIRSARRNGAILIDGDAALQYQSNRVTGAAVGAESFSSDEVIVCAGAWANQLLQPLGIHFKVSYQKAQIMHLQVPDRQDTGTWPVVMPPSDQYLLAFDAEKIVMGATHEDDIEGYDTRVTAGGIQEILNKGLGLAPGLANSTVQEVRVGFRPFTPGFLPVIGAVPGWDGLIAANGLGASGLTMGPFIGFQLAKLALGMDLDIDIHDYDLRKAMDE, encoded by the coding sequence ATGAAGAAAGTCATCGTCATCGGAGCAGGGATTCTGGGGGCATCGACAGCCTATCAGTTGGCAAAAATGGGGGCGGATGTCCTTATCATTGACCGCAAAGATAAAGGACAGGCTACGGATGCCGCGGCCGGCATTATCTGCCCCTGGCTCTCACAGCGGCGCAATCAGGCTTGGTACCGGCTGGCCAAAGGCGGCGCACGTTATTACCCCGGGCTGATCGAAGAACTCACCAGCGAGGGAGAAACGGAGACCGGCTATGCTCAAGTTGGTGCTGTTAGCATCCATGATGATGTGGAGAAGATCAGCAAGATGGAGGAGCGGGCACAGTTGCGAAAGACGGATGCACCGGAAATCGGTGACATCACCCGGCTGAATGAACAAGCAACCCAGGAGCTGTTTCCTCTGTTGGCGGAAGGGTATCATTCTGTACATATTAGCGGGGCAGCCCGTATCGACGGCCGTGCGCTGCGCGATGCGTTGATCCGATCGGCAAGAAGAAACGGGGCTATCCTGATCGACGGAGATGCTGCGCTTCAATATCAGTCGAACCGTGTAACAGGAGCAGCTGTTGGTGCTGAAAGCTTCTCGTCTGACGAAGTCATCGTGTGTGCAGGGGCGTGGGCCAATCAACTGCTGCAGCCTTTAGGCATTCATTTTAAGGTAAGTTATCAAAAAGCGCAGATCATGCATTTGCAGGTTCCGGATAGACAAGACACGGGGACCTGGCCTGTAGTGATGCCGCCATCTGATCAATATCTGCTGGCTTTTGACGCAGAAAAGATCGTGATGGGAGCGACGCACGAAGATGACATCGAAGGCTACGATACAAGGGTAACAGCAGGCGGAATCCAGGAAATCCTGAATAAAGGCTTAGGCTTGGCGCCGGGCTTGGCGAACAGCACGGTTCAAGAGGTGAGAGTCGGTTTTCGTCCTTTTACGCCCGGCTTTCTTCCGGTGATAGGCGCTGTTCCTGGCTGGGATGGCCTGATCGCGGCCAACGGACTTGGAGCGTCCGGGTTGACGATGGGCCCATTTATTGGATTCCAGCTCGCCAAGCTGGCATTAGGAATGGATCTGGATATTGATATCCATGATTATGATCTTCGTAAAGCAATGGATGAATGA
- a CDS encoding dihydrolipoamide acetyltransferase family protein: MAEKIVMPQLGESVTEGTISKWLVNIGDKVKKYDPVCEVITDKVTAEVPSAFSGTIAEIVVEEGETVAVGAMLCRIEAEDQAIAPVESNTAAPYQEADAATTQAAMNQRYSPAVLKLAQENNLDLSRIEGSGVDGRITRKDILEILNSPLHPADETIPVTGIRKTIAKRMLESKQEIPHAWMMVECDVTNLVRYRDLIKEEFQKKEGIPLTYLPFFIKSVTEALKEFPILNSQWADDRIIVKKAVHISIAVATDQALFVPVIKDADQQSISGLAKAVDELAKKTREGRLTQEDITGGTFTVNNTGSFGSVLSAPIINPPQVAILSVEAIVKRPIVIDNMITVRDMVNICLSLDHRVLDGLVCGRFLKRVKHKMEGYGTDTDTGLD; the protein is encoded by the coding sequence ATGGCTGAGAAAATCGTTATGCCCCAGTTAGGGGAAAGTGTAACGGAAGGAACCATCTCCAAGTGGCTCGTGAATATCGGGGATAAAGTCAAAAAGTATGATCCCGTATGCGAAGTGATTACCGATAAAGTCACTGCGGAGGTTCCTTCTGCTTTTAGCGGCACGATAGCCGAAATTGTCGTTGAAGAAGGCGAAACGGTAGCGGTAGGAGCTATGCTCTGCCGTATTGAGGCGGAAGATCAAGCGATCGCGCCGGTTGAATCCAACACCGCCGCCCCATATCAGGAAGCCGATGCTGCGACAACGCAAGCAGCCATGAACCAACGCTATTCACCGGCCGTGCTTAAGCTGGCGCAAGAAAACAACCTGGATCTTTCCCGTATCGAAGGATCAGGCGTTGACGGACGCATCACCAGAAAAGACATCTTGGAGATTTTGAATTCTCCGTTACATCCAGCCGACGAGACGATCCCGGTTACCGGCATACGCAAAACGATTGCCAAACGAATGCTGGAAAGCAAGCAGGAGATCCCCCACGCTTGGATGATGGTTGAATGCGATGTCACCAATCTGGTACGTTATCGCGACCTGATCAAAGAGGAGTTTCAGAAAAAAGAAGGCATCCCTTTAACTTATTTGCCGTTCTTTATCAAGTCGGTTACCGAAGCCCTGAAGGAATTCCCCATCTTAAATTCGCAGTGGGCAGATGATCGCATTATCGTCAAAAAAGCGGTTCACATCTCGATTGCCGTTGCCACCGATCAAGCGTTATTCGTTCCCGTCATTAAGGACGCCGACCAACAAAGCATTTCCGGTCTTGCCAAAGCAGTGGATGAATTGGCCAAGAAGACGAGGGAGGGCAGGTTAACGCAAGAGGATATAACCGGAGGAACTTTTACCGTGAATAACACAGGCTCTTTCGGTTCCGTTCTGTCAGCCCCAATCATCAATCCTCCGCAAGTGGCCATTTTGAGTGTGGAAGCTATCGTAAAGCGTCCGATCGTCATCGATAACATGATTACGGTCCGCGATATGGTGAACATCTGTCTTTCCCTGGATCACCGGGTGTTGGACGGTCTGGTGTGCGGCCGCTTCTTGAAGAGAGTCAAGCACAAGATGGAAGGTTACGGCACGGATACCGACACAGGACTCGATTAA
- a CDS encoding VOC family protein, with translation MIHKLGQIMLYVNNQDEAVKFWTEKAGFRVISEENNGQGMRWVEIAPTEGAETSIILHNKEFVAKMSPGLHLGTPSLLFFTENLDELHGEFSTKNIKVGDIVDMPSGRVFNFADDEDNYFAVMEKK, from the coding sequence ATGATTCATAAACTCGGTCAGATTATGCTGTATGTAAATAACCAGGATGAGGCCGTAAAGTTTTGGACCGAAAAAGCAGGCTTTCGAGTGATTTCTGAAGAAAATAATGGTCAAGGAATGAGATGGGTTGAAATTGCCCCAACAGAGGGCGCCGAAACAAGCATCATTCTGCACAATAAGGAATTCGTTGCTAAAATGTCCCCTGGATTACATTTGGGAACCCCTTCATTACTATTTTTTACGGAAAATCTCGACGAATTACATGGAGAGTTTTCTACTAAAAATATCAAAGTCGGAGACATTGTAGACATGCCATCCGGCAGAGTTTTTAACTTTGCCGATGACGAAGATAATTACTTTGCCGTAATGGAAAAAAAGTAA
- a CDS encoding thiamine pyrophosphate-dependent dehydrogenase E1 component subunit alpha, whose product MNKTGNGQVENRHRALGLSDHHALEMYQNMVLARKVDERMWILNRAGKIPFLVSCQGHEAAQVGAAYALDRTKDFLCPYYRDMGMAIVFGMTAKELMLSAFARAGDPNSGGRQMPGHYGSKRLNILSGSSVVSSQVPHGVGIALSGKMQEEKLVVLTAFGDGGSNQGEFHEAANFAGVHKLPVIFLCENNKYAISVPFSKQAACESIADRAKGYGFPGISVDGNDPLEVYKVTKEAADRARRGEGPTLIEAVVYRLVPHSSDDDDRTYRSREEVEEARKKDPLVTFSTYLKDVGLLDESAEKEIHDRMLMEVDEATDYAENAPDSAPEDALKHVYAE is encoded by the coding sequence ATGAATAAAACCGGAAATGGTCAAGTCGAGAACCGGCACCGCGCACTAGGATTATCGGATCACCATGCTCTTGAAATGTATCAGAATATGGTTTTGGCACGAAAAGTAGATGAGCGGATGTGGATTCTCAATCGTGCGGGAAAGATCCCTTTTCTCGTGTCTTGCCAAGGTCATGAAGCAGCACAGGTAGGAGCGGCGTATGCGTTGGATCGAACGAAGGATTTTCTATGCCCGTATTATCGGGACATGGGGATGGCCATTGTGTTCGGGATGACGGCAAAGGAATTGATGCTGTCCGCTTTTGCCAGAGCAGGAGATCCCAACAGTGGCGGACGCCAAATGCCAGGGCATTACGGGAGTAAAAGACTGAATATACTTTCGGGGTCCAGTGTCGTATCGAGTCAAGTGCCGCACGGAGTTGGAATCGCTTTATCTGGAAAAATGCAAGAGGAAAAGCTTGTCGTGTTAACAGCCTTTGGGGACGGGGGCAGTAATCAAGGAGAGTTCCACGAAGCGGCGAACTTTGCGGGGGTGCATAAGCTTCCTGTCATTTTCTTGTGCGAGAATAACAAGTATGCCATTTCTGTTCCCTTTTCAAAGCAGGCGGCTTGTGAAAGTATCGCGGATCGGGCAAAAGGTTATGGATTTCCTGGCATCAGTGTGGATGGCAATGATCCCTTAGAGGTATATAAGGTCACGAAAGAGGCGGCCGATCGAGCACGAAGAGGAGAAGGGCCAACGCTTATCGAGGCGGTCGTCTATCGTTTGGTCCCTCATTCCAGCGACGACGATGATCGAACCTACCGTTCTCGTGAAGAAGTGGAAGAAGCCAGGAAGAAGGATCCGCTCGTAACCTTCAGCACTTATCTGAAAGATGTGGGGCTATTAGATGAATCTGCAGAGAAGGAAATCCATGACCGGATGCTCATGGAAGTCGATGAGGCTACGGATTATGCGGAGAATGCCCCGGATTCGGCTCCGGAAGATGCCCTTAAGCACGTGTATGCAGAATAG
- a CDS encoding alpha-ketoacid dehydrogenase subunit beta, giving the protein MAVISYIDAVTQALREEMQRDNRVFVLGEDVGVRGGVFRVTQGFYEEFGEQRVIDTPLSEAAIAGVSVGAAAYGLRPVAEIQFAEYIMPAVNQIVNEAAKMRYRSNGDWNCPLVIRAPYGGGVRGALYHSQCVEAMFCNIPGLKVVTPSTPYDAKGLLKAAIREEDPVLFFEHKRCYRSIKGEVPDSDYIVPIGKSDIKRQGKDFTVISYGLALHFALEAAEKLSQEGYSAHILDLRTLYPLDKESIVEAARKTGKVLIIHEDNKEGGVGAEVAAVLAEECLFELDAPIKRLCGPDVPAMPYSSPMEKFFMLNPDKVYQAMKELAQS; this is encoded by the coding sequence ATGGCCGTAATTTCTTATATTGATGCCGTAACGCAAGCTCTTCGGGAGGAAATGCAGCGAGATAACAGGGTATTTGTCCTAGGAGAAGACGTAGGGGTCCGCGGGGGAGTGTTTCGGGTTACACAGGGATTCTATGAGGAATTTGGGGAACAACGGGTTATCGATACGCCGCTATCCGAAGCGGCCATTGCTGGTGTATCGGTTGGGGCAGCCGCTTATGGATTGAGGCCTGTAGCAGAAATTCAGTTCGCCGAGTATATCATGCCTGCCGTCAACCAAATTGTGAATGAAGCCGCCAAAATGAGATACCGCTCGAACGGAGATTGGAACTGTCCCTTGGTCATTCGTGCTCCTTATGGAGGAGGCGTTCGCGGCGCCCTCTATCATTCGCAATGCGTCGAAGCCATGTTTTGCAACATACCGGGCTTAAAAGTAGTCACACCTTCCACTCCTTATGATGCCAAAGGACTGCTAAAAGCAGCCATCCGCGAGGAAGATCCTGTTCTTTTCTTTGAACATAAGCGATGTTATCGATCGATTAAAGGAGAGGTGCCGGACTCGGACTACATTGTTCCCATCGGGAAGTCGGATATTAAGCGGCAAGGAAAAGACTTCACGGTTATTTCTTACGGACTTGCCTTGCATTTTGCGTTGGAAGCGGCAGAAAAACTGTCCCAAGAAGGATACAGCGCTCACATTCTGGACCTGCGTACCCTCTATCCTCTGGATAAGGAATCGATTGTAGAGGCTGCCCGTAAAACCGGTAAAGTGCTGATTATTCATGAAGACAACAAAGAGGGAGGCGTTGGGGCGGAAGTAGCAGCTGTGCTCGCAGAGGAATGCCTTTTTGAATTGGATGCTCCGATCAAACGCCTGTGCGGTCCGGACGTTCCCGCTATGCCGTATAGTTCACCAATGGAGAAATTCTTCATGCTCAATCCGGATAAAGTATATCAGGCCATGAAAGAATTGGCGCAATCATGA